A single genomic interval of Deinococcus yavapaiensis KR-236 harbors:
- a CDS encoding CheR family methyltransferase encodes MTFADDEIEDLEVALLLEGVYRRYGFDFRGYAPATLKRRVMHCARTSNLSSVSALQERVLRDRDAFQDFVSCVAVGVTEMFRDPGFYATLRDAVVPLLRTNPFVRVWHAGCSSGEEVYSTAILLHEAGLLNRTRLYATDLNPKALARARDGIYPRDRMEGYARNYHEAGGERDFASYFTRSYDHAIVRGDLKRQITWGQHNLVTDGSFNDFHLILCRNVLIYFDKPLQARVHELLFESLAPSGVLGLGRHETLTFSPVQSRFVELDAREKLYRRVA; translated from the coding sequence ATGACCTTCGCGGACGACGAGATCGAAGACTTGGAGGTCGCCTTGCTGCTCGAAGGCGTGTACCGCCGCTACGGCTTCGACTTTCGAGGTTACGCTCCCGCCACTCTCAAGCGGCGCGTCATGCACTGCGCGCGCACGTCGAACCTTTCGAGCGTATCGGCGTTGCAAGAGCGGGTGTTGCGCGACCGCGACGCCTTTCAGGACTTCGTTTCGTGCGTCGCCGTCGGCGTGACCGAGATGTTTCGCGATCCGGGCTTTTACGCGACGCTGCGCGACGCGGTCGTGCCGTTGCTGCGCACGAATCCGTTCGTGCGCGTGTGGCACGCGGGCTGTTCGAGCGGCGAGGAGGTGTACTCCACGGCGATCTTGCTGCACGAGGCGGGATTGTTGAATCGCACGCGCCTGTACGCGACGGACCTCAATCCCAAAGCGCTCGCGCGGGCGCGCGACGGCATCTATCCGCGCGACCGGATGGAGGGCTACGCGCGCAATTACCACGAGGCGGGCGGCGAGCGGGATTTCGCGTCGTACTTCACGCGGTCGTACGACCACGCCATCGTGCGCGGCGATCTCAAGCGGCAGATCACGTGGGGGCAGCACAATCTCGTGACGGACGGGTCTTTCAACGACTTCCACCTGATTTTGTGCCGCAACGTCTTGATCTACTTCGACAAGCCGCTTCAGGCGCGCGTGCACGAACTTCTCTTCGAGAGCCTCGCGCCGAGCGGGGTGCTGGGTCTCGGACGACACGAGACGTTGACGTTCAGCCCGGTTCAGTCGCGCTTCGTGGAACTCGACGCGCGTGAGAAGCTGTACCGGAGGGTCGCGTGA
- a CDS encoding HAMP domain-containing protein, translating to MSELSAAVLDEKTLLSVLTSYRKGDFSVRLPVDWTGLPGKIADALNEVLELNERIAFDVKRVGRSVGKEGKVTQRVPLGHATGEWAGLVESVNTLVDDLVQPTSEMARVITAVANGDLSQTMALEVDGRPIEGQFLQTAKTVNTMVDQLNAFAGEVTRVAREVGTEGKLGGQAQVRGVAGTWKDLTDSVNNLAGNLTGQVRNIALVTTAVANGDLSKKITVEAQGEVLELKNTVNTMVDQLNSFAAEVTRVAREVGTEGRLGGQADVKGVSGVWKDLTDNVNSMASNLTTQVRGIAKVVTAVANGDLEQQLTLDAKGEVATLADTINSLSDTLGVFAAEVTRVAREVGTEGKLGGQAIVKGVSGTWKDLTDSVNGLAGNLTSQVRNIAQVTTAVANGDLSKKITVEAQGEVLQLKDTINTMVDQLNSFAGEVTRVAREVGTEGQLGGQADVRGVSGTWKDLTDNVNSMASNLTTQVRNIAFVTTAVANGDLSKKITADAKGEILELKSTINTMVDQLNAFAGEVTRVAREVGTEGRLGGQAEVRGVGGTWKDLTDNVNSMASNLTSQVRNIAFVTTAVANGDLSKKITVDVRGELLELKNTINTMVDQLNSFAGEVTRVAREVGTEGRLGGQASVPGVGGTWKDLTDNVNFMASNLTNQVRGIARVVTAVANGDLKKKLTVEAKGEIAELAETINSMIDTLATFADQVTGVAREVGVEGKLGGQASVPGAAGTWKDLTDNVNQLAANLTTQVRAIAEVATAVTAGDLTRSIAVEARGELDELKRNVNEMIRNLKDTTDKNTEQDWLKTNLARFTRMLQGQRDMLTVCRLILSELAPLVKANHGVFYTSDSEGGEPGLKLQASYAYRERKGLNNRFRLGEGLVGQCALEQEPILLTNVPSDYIQINSGLGAAAPMSIIVLPVVFEGSTKAVIELASFDRFSPTHLAFLEQLTESIGIVLNTIEATMRTESLLTQSQSMAQELQSQQEELRQTNEELEDKARLLAQQNSEVERKNREVETARQALEEKAAQLSLTSKYKSEFLANMSHELRTPLNSLLLLAQQLSDNPKQNLDERQVEYAKTIFASGNDLLNLINDILDLSKIESGTVHVDTSDVTFHEIRDALELTFRHVAESKDLSFNIQVSSVLPRTIRTDGKRLLQILKNLLSNAFKFTAKGEVRIGVGPVTTGWSADHAVLSRASSVVAFNVHDTGIGIAHDKQQLIFEAFQQADGTTSRKYGGTGLGLAISRELARLLGGEIRLESVPGQGSTFTVYLPLDGAPLPSARPERTSVDPLSPSGLSTPASLSRAVDLRLGLPDGPSVQNERVDVAALPADLEDDRQNIRSGDRTLLIVEDDPAFAGVLLDLARERGFKGLIAARGDAALALATQYRPSAITLDLNLPDTSGWAVLDRLKHDPATRHIPVHIISSDEHSLLGRKLGALDFLTKSPDREALARAFGKLEDFLARRVKNLLVVEDDDAQRASIVDLIGNGDVKTTAVTSGVEALTVMRERPFDCVVLDLRLPDMSGFDLIDAMQQEAALRAVPIIVYTAADLTRQQEAQLRKVAKSIIVKDVRSPERLLDEVTLFLHRVEANLPEGQRQLLDVARQNDPMLVGKRILVVDDDIRNIFALTAVLERHKMQVFTAENGHDAIALLESTPDIDAVLMDVMMPELDGYETTRLVRANPKFKNLPVISLTAKAMPGDREKSIESGASDYISKPVNTDKLLSLLRVWLYR from the coding sequence GCGCAGCGTCGGCAAGGAAGGCAAGGTCACGCAGCGCGTTCCGCTCGGTCACGCGACGGGCGAATGGGCGGGGCTCGTGGAAAGCGTCAACACCCTCGTCGACGACCTCGTGCAACCGACGTCCGAGATGGCGCGCGTCATCACGGCCGTCGCCAACGGCGACTTGTCGCAAACGATGGCCCTCGAGGTAGACGGTCGCCCCATCGAAGGGCAGTTCCTGCAAACCGCGAAGACCGTGAACACCATGGTCGATCAGCTCAACGCCTTCGCCGGGGAAGTGACGCGCGTGGCGCGCGAGGTGGGCACCGAAGGCAAGCTCGGCGGTCAAGCGCAAGTGCGCGGCGTCGCGGGCACGTGGAAGGACCTCACGGACTCCGTGAACAACCTCGCGGGCAACCTCACGGGCCAAGTGCGCAACATCGCCCTCGTGACGACCGCCGTCGCCAACGGCGACCTCTCCAAGAAGATCACCGTGGAGGCGCAAGGCGAAGTGTTGGAGCTCAAGAACACCGTGAACACCATGGTGGATCAGCTCAACTCGTTCGCGGCGGAAGTGACGCGCGTGGCGCGCGAAGTGGGCACCGAAGGACGCCTCGGCGGCCAGGCGGACGTGAAGGGCGTCTCGGGCGTCTGGAAGGACCTCACGGACAACGTGAACTCCATGGCGTCCAACCTCACGACGCAGGTGCGCGGCATCGCGAAGGTCGTGACGGCCGTCGCCAACGGCGACCTCGAACAGCAACTCACCCTCGACGCCAAGGGCGAGGTCGCTACGCTCGCCGACACCATCAACAGCCTCTCGGACACCCTGGGGGTGTTCGCCGCCGAAGTGACGCGCGTCGCCCGAGAGGTGGGCACGGAAGGCAAGCTCGGCGGGCAGGCCATCGTGAAGGGCGTGTCGGGCACGTGGAAGGACCTCACCGACTCCGTCAACGGCCTCGCGGGCAACCTCACGTCTCAAGTGCGCAACATCGCGCAAGTCACGACCGCCGTCGCCAACGGCGACCTGTCCAAGAAGATCACCGTGGAGGCGCAAGGCGAAGTGTTGCAGCTCAAGGACACCATCAACACGATGGTGGACCAGCTCAACTCGTTCGCGGGCGAAGTGACGCGCGTGGCGCGCGAAGTGGGCACCGAAGGGCAACTCGGCGGCCAAGCGGACGTGCGGGGCGTGTCGGGCACGTGGAAGGACCTCACGGACAACGTGAACTCCATGGCGTCCAACCTCACGACGCAGGTGCGCAACATCGCCTTCGTGACGACCGCCGTGGCCAACGGCGACCTGTCCAAGAAGATCACGGCGGACGCCAAGGGCGAGATTCTGGAGCTCAAGAGCACCATCAACACCATGGTGGACCAGCTCAACGCCTTCGCCGGGGAAGTGACGCGCGTGGCGCGCGAAGTGGGCACCGAAGGACGCCTCGGCGGGCAAGCCGAGGTGCGCGGCGTGGGCGGCACGTGGAAGGACCTCACGGACAACGTGAACTCCATGGCGTCCAACCTCACCAGCCAGGTGCGCAACATTGCCTTCGTGACGACCGCCGTCGCCAACGGCGACCTGTCCAAGAAGATCACCGTGGACGTGCGCGGCGAACTGTTGGAGCTCAAGAACACCATCAACACCATGGTGGACCAGCTCAACTCGTTCGCGGGCGAAGTGACGCGCGTGGCGCGCGAAGTGGGCACCGAAGGACGCCTCGGCGGGCAGGCGAGCGTGCCCGGCGTGGGCGGCACGTGGAAAGACCTCACGGACAACGTGAACTTCATGGCGTCCAACCTCACGAATCAAGTGCGCGGCATCGCGCGCGTCGTGACGGCCGTCGCGAACGGCGACCTCAAGAAGAAGCTCACGGTGGAAGCCAAGGGCGAAATCGCCGAACTCGCCGAGACGATCAACTCCATGATCGACACTCTCGCGACCTTCGCGGATCAAGTGACGGGCGTGGCGCGCGAGGTGGGCGTCGAAGGCAAGCTCGGCGGGCAAGCGAGCGTGCCGGGAGCGGCGGGCACGTGGAAGGACCTCACGGACAACGTGAATCAACTCGCGGCGAACCTCACGACGCAGGTTCGCGCGATCGCCGAGGTCGCGACCGCCGTGACCGCCGGGGATCTCACGCGGTCCATCGCGGTGGAGGCGCGCGGCGAGCTCGACGAGCTCAAGCGCAACGTCAACGAGATGATCCGCAATCTCAAGGACACGACCGACAAGAACACCGAGCAGGACTGGCTCAAGACCAACCTCGCGCGCTTCACGCGGATGCTGCAGGGGCAGCGCGACATGCTCACGGTGTGCCGCCTCATCCTGTCGGAACTCGCGCCGCTCGTGAAAGCCAACCACGGCGTGTTCTACACTTCGGACTCGGAAGGCGGCGAGCCCGGCTTGAAGCTCCAAGCGAGCTACGCGTACCGCGAACGCAAAGGCCTCAACAACCGCTTCCGCCTCGGCGAAGGGCTCGTGGGACAGTGCGCGCTCGAACAAGAGCCGATCTTGCTCACGAACGTTCCTTCCGACTACATCCAGATCAACTCCGGTCTCGGCGCGGCCGCGCCCATGAGCATCATCGTGTTGCCCGTCGTGTTCGAAGGGTCCACGAAGGCCGTCATCGAACTCGCGAGCTTCGACCGCTTCAGCCCCACGCACCTCGCCTTTTTGGAGCAGCTCACGGAGTCCATCGGCATCGTGCTCAACACGATCGAGGCGACGATGCGTACCGAGAGCTTGCTGACGCAGTCGCAGTCGATGGCGCAGGAGTTGCAAAGCCAGCAAGAGGAACTGCGTCAGACGAACGAGGAACTCGAGGACAAGGCGAGGTTGCTCGCGCAGCAGAACTCCGAGGTCGAGCGCAAGAACCGCGAAGTCGAGACGGCGCGTCAAGCGCTCGAGGAGAAGGCGGCGCAGCTCTCGCTCACGTCGAAGTACAAAAGCGAGTTCCTCGCGAACATGAGCCACGAGCTTCGCACGCCGCTCAACTCGCTGCTGCTGCTCGCGCAGCAGCTCAGCGACAACCCGAAGCAGAACCTCGACGAGCGTCAGGTGGAGTACGCCAAGACCATCTTCGCGTCGGGCAATGACCTTCTGAACCTCATCAACGACATTCTCGACCTCTCGAAGATCGAGTCGGGCACCGTGCACGTCGACACGTCCGACGTCACCTTCCACGAGATCCGCGACGCTCTGGAGCTCACCTTCCGTCACGTCGCCGAGAGCAAGGACCTGTCGTTCAACATCCAAGTCTCGTCGGTGCTGCCGCGCACGATTCGCACGGACGGCAAGCGCTTGCTGCAAATTCTCAAGAACCTCTTGTCGAACGCCTTCAAGTTCACCGCCAAGGGTGAGGTGCGCATCGGCGTGGGGCCCGTCACGACGGGTTGGAGCGCCGATCACGCGGTGCTGTCACGGGCGTCTTCGGTCGTGGCGTTCAACGTGCACGACACGGGAATCGGCATCGCGCACGACAAGCAGCAGCTCATTTTCGAGGCGTTTCAGCAAGCGGACGGCACGACAAGCCGCAAGTACGGCGGAACGGGCCTCGGGCTGGCCATCAGCCGCGAACTGGCTCGGTTGCTCGGCGGCGAGATCCGGTTGGAGAGCGTGCCCGGCCAAGGCAGCACCTTCACGGTGTACCTCCCGCTCGACGGCGCGCCCTTGCCTTCGGCGCGTCCGGAGCGCACTTCGGTGGATCCCCTGTCTCCCTCGGGTCTTTCGACGCCCGCGTCCTTGTCGCGCGCCGTGGACTTGCGGCTCGGCCTGCCCGACGGGCCGTCCGTGCAGAACGAGCGCGTGGACGTGGCCGCCTTGCCCGCCGACCTCGAAGACGACCGCCAGAACATCCGCTCGGGCGACCGTACCCTTCTCATCGTGGAGGACGATCCGGCCTTCGCGGGCGTGCTGCTCGACTTGGCGCGCGAACGCGGCTTCAAGGGACTCATCGCCGCGCGTGGTGACGCGGCCCTCGCGCTCGCCACGCAGTACCGACCGAGCGCCATCACCCTGGACTTGAATTTGCCCGATACGAGCGGTTGGGCGGTGCTCGACCGCCTCAAGCACGATCCGGCAACGCGGCACATTCCCGTTCACATCATCTCCAGCGACGAGCACTCGCTGCTGGGCCGCAAACTCGGCGCGCTCGACTTTCTCACGAAGTCGCCCGATCGAGAAGCGCTCGCACGAGCGTTCGGCAAGCTCGAAGACTTCCTCGCTCGGCGCGTCAAGAATCTGCTCGTCGTGGAGGACGACGACGCGCAGCGAGCGAGTATCGTGGACCTCATCGGCAACGGCGACGTGAAGACGACCGCCGTGACGAGCGGCGTGGAAGCCTTGACGGTGATGCGCGAGCGTCCCTTCGACTGCGTCGTCCTCGATTTGCGTCTGCCCGACATGAGCGGCTTCGACCTCATCGACGCGATGCAGCAGGAAGCGGCCCTGCGAGCCGTGCCGATCATCGTGTACACCGCCGCCGATCTGACGCGGCAGCAAGAAGCGCAGTTGCGTAAAGTCGCCAAGTCCATCATCGTGAAGGACGTGCGGTCCCCCGAACGTCTCCTCGATGAAGTCACGCTGTTCTTGCACCGCGTGGAGGCGAACTTGCCCGAAGGGCAGCGGCAACTGCTGGACGTCGCGCGTCAAAACGACCCGATGCTCGTCGGGAAGCGCATTCTCGTCGTGGACGACGACATCCGCAACATCTTCGCGCTGACGGCGGTGCTGGAACGCCACAAGATGCAGGTGTTCACGGCCGAGAACGGGCACGACGCGATCGCTCTGTTGGAGAGCACGCCCGATATCGACGCGGTGCTGATGGACGTGATGATGCCGGAGCTCGACGGGTACGAAACGACGCGCCTCGTGCGCGCCAACCCGAAGTTCAAGAACCTTCCGGTCATCTCGCTCACCGCCAAGGCGATGCCGGGCGACCGCGAGAAGTCCATCGAGTCGGGCGCGTCCGATTACATCAGCAAGCCCGTGAACACCGATAAACTCCTGAGCCTCTTGAGGGTGTGGCTGTACCGATGA